TTAAAAGAAGGTGGAAATTTTACCCTTTTTATGAAACTTAATGGTAACTTATTCGTATTATTTATTGAAAGAGTAGTACTTAGTGGATTAAGAGGAGAAAGGAGGAAGTGAAATGATTGATATCATTTTTATTATTATCTTTATTACTTGTATTGCTTACATCATTCAATACAGAATGAATATTAAGAAAGCAGCTGAAATGTCAACTCAGGCTCTATTTCCTAGAACAGAGAGAGAGTTTAATAGTATTCTTATACCTGCTGAGTGGAAAGAAATGCAGCCTATATCAAAACATTCAAGATCTTATCAATACGTAAAATGGGCCACATTAGCTGCACTTATTTTATTATTTATTTTACTAGTTGTTGTACTAACAACGGATTGGATAGAATCCTCTTTATTTAGCTCTGCTTATTTGTTTTATATATTAATTAAATCTGTACAACACAAGGGATGTCTTTTTATTCTGTCAAAAGGGGTTATCATTAATGGGAAGTTCTATCATCCAAGTCAAATTTCTTCCTATCAAACAGAAAAGATCATACGTTGGCATGAGCTTTATGGTTATAGTACGAGAGTTGATAATGGATATAAGCTAACATTATTCCGTAAGAAATCATGGTTGAGCCCATCAAGCTATGTGGTTGTTGAAAATGAGGAACATCTTAAAAAGATAACTTCCTTCTTAGATCAACATGGAATAGTGGGAAACCATAAAGAACAAACTACATAGAACTTGTAAAAGAAATCTAAACATGATATATTACTTACACACTAAATGACCAAATTATTCATTTGGTCATTTTTGATGCAGGAGTGAATATAATGAGCATAGATAGGAAGCAGCAAATAGTAGAGGCTGCCACAAAAGCATTCACGCAATTTGGCTATAAGGGAACAACAATGGATTTGGTATCAAAGCTAGCGAATGTTGGTAAAGGAACAATTTATACTTTTTATACAAATAAAGAAGAATTGTTTTCAGAAATTATTGATCGATTATTGGCAGATATGAGGACTGCTGCAGATGCGGCATTTGATACAAGCCATCCTTTTGTTGATCGTGTTCACTTAGCCTTATATAGTATTCTTGAATTCAGAAAAACTCATCAATTAACAATAAAAATCTTTCAAGAGAGTCAAGAACTAGGCACACCAACCGTAAATGAAGGTGTTCATAAGGTAGAAGAAATGGTCTTACTTTATATAAAACAAAAAATGATTGATGCAATAGAAAACCAAGATATCAAAAAATGTGATCCTGAGCTTACTGCGTTTATTATTTTAAAATTGTATGTTGCACTTATTTTTGATTGGGAAAAACATCATCAACCCCTAGGGAAAGAAAAGATTGCTGAAATCTTTGAGGGCTATTTACTTAAAGGATTGTCACTATGATAATCCTCTCTTTTTGATAGAAAATGACTAAATGAACATTTTGGTCAAATAGTTATTGTTGGAGGAGATATAAAAGTGTCTTTAATAAAAGCAGAATGGAAAGCACTCTTACAAAATAGAAAAGTATTGATCGCTGTTATTGGAGTATTGTTTATACCGTTAATGTACAGCGGTGGATATCTTAGCGCATTTTGGGATCCTTATGGACAGCTCGATCAATTACCTGTTGCAGTTGTTAATCAAGATGAAGGGGCAATATTTGAAGGTGAACCTTTAGATGTTGGTAGCGAGTTAATCGAAACACTTAAGGAAGACTCTACATTTAATTGGCATTACGTAGAAAAAGATGAAGCTGAAAAAGGTTTAAAAAATCATGATTATTACATGATTATCGAAATTCCTAAAAACTTTTCAGAAAATGCTACAACATTATTAGATGATCGTCCGCAAAATCTTGAGTTATCTTTTAAAACAAATAAAGGATATAACTTTATTTCAGGTCAAATAGGTGAGAGTGCCGTTGAGAAAATAAAAGAAGAGGTTTCTCATTCATTAACAAAAACATATGCAGAAGGGTTATTTGAAAATATCAAGCTTATGGCTGATGGGATCAGTGAGGCAAATGATGGTTCTCAAAAAATCAATGATGGTGTAAATGAACTGAAGGAAGGCTCAAGCACACTAAATGATAACCTTAAGCAATTAGTTACCAAATCAATTACCTTTAAAGAGGGACTTAATGAAGCTGAAAAAGGTACAGTGAAATTATCAGATGGAATGAGTGAAGTAGAAAATGGCTTAACTGCCATGCTTCAAGGGCAAAACGATCTTTACAATGGCTCTGTTGAAACGGAAAGTGGATCAACTCAACTGGTAGCAGGTTTAAAAAGCTCCTTGGAAGGAATTCAAGAACTTGAGAAATCCTTACCAGATCTAACAACTGGAACCCAACAATTAAACACATCAGCTCCTGAGTTGGTTACAGGAACGGAGCAATTGGCAGAAGGAAGTCTCACAGCTAGTGAAGGAGCTGCTTATTTATCCGAAAATCTCTCTGGTGTAACCAACAAAGTGAATGAAATGGTGACAAAGCTTGAAGGAGCATCTATACCTGAGGAGCAAAAGGCAGAATTAATGGCTTTAGCTGAAGCATTAAACAGTATTAATAAAGGGCAGCAAGAACTTGCAACTAATTTAACTGAATTAACAGCAGGTGCTGAAAAGTTACATGAAAAAGTAGTGGACTTACCGGAAAAAAGTACTCAGCTTTATGAAGGTACCGTTGCTGTTCAAGAGGCAATCGATCAGATTGGGACTGGACAAGAGAAACTTTATAGCGGTGCTCTTCATGTTAGTGGTGGTCAATCACAAATAACGTCTGGCTTAGCTACTTTTGGCGAAAGAATCAATCAAATGAAAACAGGAGTATCTAGGTTAACAAATGGTGGAGTGAAGCTTGAAAGTGGTATACATGAATTAGCGAATGGGGCGGTGGCATTACAAGATGGATCTGTTCAACTTGCAGATGGTTCCACTAAAATTGACAATGGATTAACAGAGTTATCCGATGGTACAAACGAGCTCTCATCAAAACTAGCGGAGGCAACAGAAGATACAAAAGATGTTAAAGGAACAGAAGATCAATATGACATGATAGCTGAGCCAGTTCAACTGTCTAAAGAAGAAATAAATAAAGTATCAAATTATGGCACAGGACTTGCTCCATACTTTCTTTCCTTAGCATTATTTGTAGGAACACTTTTATTTACGGTTGTTTTTCCATTACGGAAACCAGCTGGAGAACCAAGCTCTGGAATGACATGGTTTATTAGTAAATTTAGTATTTTATTCGTTGTTTCAATTTTCCAAGCAGTTTTAGCTGATATACTCCTTTTATATGGATTGGGCCTGGAAGTAAAAAATATTGGTTTGTTTTTCTTGTTTAGTATTTTAACGAGTTTAACCTTTATGGCTATTGTGCAATTTTTTGTAACAACAATGGCTGATCCAGGGCGGTTTATCGCAATCATTATATTAATTCTGCAGTTAACCACAAGTGCAGGAACCTTCCCGCTTGAATTACTTCCTGATGTTTTTCAAGTGATTAATCATTGGTTACCGATGACATACTCAGTGGCAGGGTTAAGAGCGATTATTTCCACTGGAGATTTTACTGAAATGTGGAATCAAGCATATGTATTGATTGGCTTTTTTGCAATGTTTATTATCGGGACGATCATCTATTTTTCATTAAAGGTGAAAAAGTCCAGTGTGCAAGAAGACGTAGGTCAAATAGAAGGATAAGAAAGGTCTGATCCGAGTTCGGGTCAGACCTTTTGTTTTGCAGTAGGATTGACCTTATAAAAATGACAAAATAAAACAAATTTATATATTTTTTTCAGAAAATTCCCCCTTTTTACCTAATGTGTTATAAAATATAACATTATATGTAACTATTAATATCATTTGGAGGTAGGAAATGGAGACGATCGAACTAAATATGAATGTTTTATGGATTGTTATTGCCACCTTTCTAGTCTTTTTTATGCAGGCTGGTTTCACTTTGCTTGAGGCTGGGGTAGTAAGAGCAAAAAATTCAATTAATGTAGCAATGAAAAATGTTATTGATTTACTCATTACAACAATTGTGTTTGCTCTGGTTGGTTTTGCCTTAATGTTTGGCAGTTCAGCTTCTGGGTGGATAGGGCTAGATGGATTTTTTTTACGAGGCCTTGGGGAAGATCCTTATAATTGGGCATTTTTATTATTTCAAATTGTTTTTGCCGGAACAGCTGCAACGATCGTTTCCGGTGCTATTGCTGAACGTGTGAAATTTGGTGCGTATATTATCGGGACGATCATGATAAGTGCAATCATTTATCCAATCTTTGGACATTGGGCTTGGGGAAGCTTATGGAATGGAGATAGTCAAGGATGGCTTGAGTCTCTAGGTTTTATAGATTTTGCTGGTTCCACTGTTGTTCATTCCATTGGGGGATGGGTTGCATTGGCGGCTGCGATTATAGTAGGACCTCGAATTGGAAAATATACTTCTACAGGTGAAAGTAGAAAATTCACTATGTCGAATGCAGTTTTAGCTGTAACTGGTGTATTTATTTTATGGCTTGGTTGGTTTGGGTTTAATGCAGGATCTACTGGAGTAGCAGATGTAAGCATTGCATTAATATCTTTAAACACTCATTTTGGTGCGGTAAGTGGTGGAACAGCTGCATTAATCATTAGTTGGATGCTTGATAAAAGACCGAGAGTAGAAGATATATTAAACGGAATTCTCGCAGGTCTTGTTTCTGTAACAGCAGGTGCTAATATATTAACTCCGGAGTTTGCTTTGATAAGCGGGGCAATTGGTGGAGTTCTAGTTATTTTCTCTTTAAGGTTAATAGACTCTGTCTTTAAGATTGATGATGCCATTGGAGCGATTGCTGTTCATGGTGTATGTGGAGCATGGGGAACGTTGGCTTTAGCTTTATTTGCACCACTTGAAAGTCTTGTGCGTGAAACTAGAATAGAACAAATTGGTGTTCAGCTTTTAGGAATTGGAGCGGCTTTTGTCTGGGCTTTTGGGATGGGATTGATCATTTACGGAACTATGAAATTTACAATGAAAATAAGAGTAGAAAAAGAAGAGGAAGAAGCAGGCTTAAATGTTAGTGAGCATGGTGCTTCAATATCTGTATTAGACACAATTGTCGCGATGAATGAGATTGCTGCCGCAAAGGGTGATTTAAC
This genomic stretch from Metabacillus sp. B2-18 harbors:
- a CDS encoding TetR/AcrR family transcriptional regulator: MSIDRKQQIVEAATKAFTQFGYKGTTMDLVSKLANVGKGTIYTFYTNKEELFSEIIDRLLADMRTAADAAFDTSHPFVDRVHLALYSILEFRKTHQLTIKIFQESQELGTPTVNEGVHKVEEMVLLYIKQKMIDAIENQDIKKCDPELTAFIILKLYVALIFDWEKHHQPLGKEKIAEIFEGYLLKGLSL
- a CDS encoding YhgE/Pip domain-containing protein translates to MSLIKAEWKALLQNRKVLIAVIGVLFIPLMYSGGYLSAFWDPYGQLDQLPVAVVNQDEGAIFEGEPLDVGSELIETLKEDSTFNWHYVEKDEAEKGLKNHDYYMIIEIPKNFSENATTLLDDRPQNLELSFKTNKGYNFISGQIGESAVEKIKEEVSHSLTKTYAEGLFENIKLMADGISEANDGSQKINDGVNELKEGSSTLNDNLKQLVTKSITFKEGLNEAEKGTVKLSDGMSEVENGLTAMLQGQNDLYNGSVETESGSTQLVAGLKSSLEGIQELEKSLPDLTTGTQQLNTSAPELVTGTEQLAEGSLTASEGAAYLSENLSGVTNKVNEMVTKLEGASIPEEQKAELMALAEALNSINKGQQELATNLTELTAGAEKLHEKVVDLPEKSTQLYEGTVAVQEAIDQIGTGQEKLYSGALHVSGGQSQITSGLATFGERINQMKTGVSRLTNGGVKLESGIHELANGAVALQDGSVQLADGSTKIDNGLTELSDGTNELSSKLAEATEDTKDVKGTEDQYDMIAEPVQLSKEEINKVSNYGTGLAPYFLSLALFVGTLLFTVVFPLRKPAGEPSSGMTWFISKFSILFVVSIFQAVLADILLLYGLGLEVKNIGLFFLFSILTSLTFMAIVQFFVTTMADPGRFIAIIILILQLTTSAGTFPLELLPDVFQVINHWLPMTYSVAGLRAIISTGDFTEMWNQAYVLIGFFAMFIIGTIIYFSLKVKKSSVQEDVGQIEG
- the amt gene encoding ammonium transporter, producing METIELNMNVLWIVIATFLVFFMQAGFTLLEAGVVRAKNSINVAMKNVIDLLITTIVFALVGFALMFGSSASGWIGLDGFFLRGLGEDPYNWAFLLFQIVFAGTAATIVSGAIAERVKFGAYIIGTIMISAIIYPIFGHWAWGSLWNGDSQGWLESLGFIDFAGSTVVHSIGGWVALAAAIIVGPRIGKYTSTGESRKFTMSNAVLAVTGVFILWLGWFGFNAGSTGVADVSIALISLNTHFGAVSGGTAALIISWMLDKRPRVEDILNGILAGLVSVTAGANILTPEFALISGAIGGVLVIFSLRLIDSVFKIDDAIGAIAVHGVCGAWGTLALALFAPLESLVRETRIEQIGVQLLGIGAAFVWAFGMGLIIYGTMKFTMKIRVEKEEEEAGLNVSEHGASISVLDTIVAMNEIAAAKGDLTKKIRYEAGEDMAELNEAFNTVLSTLNDLVHQVKTQTANVLSTTGNVLSLSEDSKQSASLQMTEIEETYSYVTQSEKWLEKEIEVENQVIAEIQQAFSSIEQIGNQLNWIQKEISDISSFVHNVGELNDDVHQKMTLFNENISKITNYANESGQMIDIITDVSEQINLLSLNASIEAARAGESGRGFTIVANEIKKLALKSKSSTEDIRKMIQQTTQETTAGFSEVIELSKKIDLLSTELSKMPKRFSTIDEKVFQVSHFMNSFLVTLERVNQDTVTIQGRRYEQQDSFKKMTVRMEQVYQNMKANLDLTFDMVEKIKNMKEQNEELQHSVSQFVTAK